The following proteins come from a genomic window of Venturia canescens isolate UGA chromosome 4, ASM1945775v1, whole genome shotgun sequence:
- the LOC122409601 gene encoding G-protein coupled receptor Mth2-like isoform X2 — MTARRPTRAPDFRTSRIWPRRSWLFPLVCALLDMATGTRATECCPGGAIWLGSAKNCSDGTEIRLTCVNGFYRVDPSVNHFDEFTVVAGPGGPQLEFQHDYEPILANRFCVSGEKEDERWALVCFDNDEYGISRWRYGVFGMLSIISALFLVLTLVVYIVLPELRDIQDKSMASSVAFLASSYLLLGIEQMRPHDVEINEDILCLPLAFLLYWSFLSAFFWMNLVAFNVWRTVWFKSFPIKDADLFLIFCGIGLVGPGILLLAALATHHTPGYHLKPHFGETSCWFEGTTETWAFFYGPISSLLILNLIYLGLTCWRLWYDYRSYNGSGLRALRFNCLLYVKLILVMGITWIFEVISFASSLNGDSVYWLATDVLNDIQGVIIFILLVPMRRRVKKLLARRRPFGIRFPKSWAAYDEDDEVNYALPVEVELSNP; from the exons ATGACCGCAAGACGCCCAACACGAGCACCGGATTTTCGAACGTCAAGAA TTTGGCCCCGTCGATCATGGCTTTTCCCCCTGGTATGCGCACTGTTGGACATGGCAACAGGGACAAGAGCGACCGAGTGTTGTCCCGGAGGCGCAATTTGGCTAGGAAGTGCGAAAAACTGTTCGGACGGGACTGAAATACGTTTGACTTGCGTCAATGGTTTCTACAGAGTCGATCCATCGGTGAATCACTTCGACGAGTTCACCGTCGTTGCCGGACCCGGCGGTCCGCAGCTTGAGTTTCAGCACGATTACGAACCGATTCTTGCCAACAG GTTCTGCGTATCCGGTGAAAAGGAGGATGAACGTTGGGCCTTGGTTTGTTTCGACAACGACGAATACGGGATTTCAAGATGGCGATACGGGGTCTTCGGCATGCTGAGCATCATATCAGCCCTCTTCCTTGTCCTCACACTCGTCGTGTACATCGTGCTACCAGAACTGAGAGACATCCAGGACAAATCAATGGCCAGTAGCGTCGCGTTCCTTGCGTCGAGTTATCTCTTGTTGGGAATCGAACAAATGAGGCCTCACGACGTCGAAATCAACGAGGACATCTTGTGCCTTCCGCTTG CCTTCCTTCTATATTGGAGTTTTCTTTCCGCATTCTTCTGGATGAATCTCGTCGCTTTCAATGTCTGGAGAACCGTCTG GTTCAAATCCTTTCCTATCAAGGACGCTGACCTCTTCTTGATATTCTGCGGTATCGGGCTAGTTGGCCCAGGGATTTTGCTGCTGGCTGCCCTCGCTACTCACCACACGCCTGGTTACCATCTGAAGCCCCATTTTGGCGAAACTTCCTGCTGGTTCGAAG GAACGACGGAGACCTGGGCGTTTTTCTACGGACCGATATCTTCTCTGTTGATACTGAACCTCATTTATTTGGGGTTGACATGCTGGAGGCTGTGGTACGATTACCGGAGCTACAACGGCAGCGGCTTGAGAGCCTTGCGGTTCAATTGTTTGCTTTACGTAAAGCTGATTCTCGTAATGGGAATAACCTGGATATTCGAGGTCATATCTTTCGCCAGTTCACTCAACGGAGACAGCGTCTATTG GCTCGCGACGGACGTTCTCAACGACATCCAGGGCGTCATAATATTCATTTTGCTGGTACCAATGCGGAGGAGAGTGAAAAAGCTCTTGGCCAGGAGGAGACCCTTCGGCATAAGGTTCCCCAAGTCCTGGGCTGCttacgacgaggacgacgaggtTAATTACGCCCTTCCTGTCGAGGTCGAACTTTCCAATCCTTGA
- the Smug gene encoding single-strand selective monofunctional uracil DNA glycosylase, with protein MSSEKRAKLEDDDVPLDLSIVKFEKVDARHKKAELLTTEVIDANEKKNVLNSPLVPAVSWNIADCLLAIECQLTTNIEYGIRFSPPVEYLYNPISYAFEVHSKYVRQYCQSSKKLLFLGLNAGPWGMSQTGVPFGEISIVTNWLKLTGHINKPPREHPARKVTGFACRRSEVSGKRFWNLFHELCHTPDNFFRHSFLQNYCPVALMDAAGRNITPAELKGLEQRTLQFLCDEALLAVVKLLGVEIIVSIGRFAEKRARAALDRAGLSVNVLYIPHPSPRSPSNVNWVEKTADKLRELNLLRFFKDEQTSSITSGST; from the exons ATGTCTTCTGAAAAGCGAGCAAAGCTCGAAGACGATGATGTTCCACTGGACTTGAGTATTGTCAAGTTCGAAAAAGTTGACGCTCGGCACAAAAAAGCTGAATTGCTGACAACAGAGGTTATTGAcgcaaacgagaaaaaaaatgttttgaactCGCCATTGGTTCCTGCCGTAAGTTGGAACATAGCTGATTGTCTTTTGGCTATAGAATGTCAATTGACAACGAATATCGAGTATGGCATACGTTTTTCCCCTCCTGTAGAATACCTGTACAATCCTATAAGCTACGCTTTTGAAGTCCACTCCAAATACGTGCGTCAGTACTGTCAAAGTTCAAAGAAGCTTCTGTTCTTGGGGCTGAATGCAGGCCCCTGGGGAATGTCCCAAACTGGGGTACCCTTTGGTGAAATAAGCATTGTCACCAATTGGCTCAAATTGACGGGTCACATAAATAAGCCCCCGCGTGAACACCCTGCCAGAAAAGTAACAGGCTTTGCCTGTCGACGGAGCGAAGTTAGCGGCAAAAGATTCTGGAATCTTTTCCATGAATTGTGCCATACTCCGGACAATTTCTTCCGTCATTCTTTCCTCCAGAATTATTGTCCTGTCGCTTTGATGGATGCTGCCGGTCGAAACATCACTCCGGCTGAACTCAAG GGCTTGGAACAGAGAACACTTCAATTCCTCTGCGACGAGGCACTCCTCGCTGTTGTTAAACTTCTTGGGGTTGAAATCATTGTCAGCATAGGCAGGTTTGCTGAGAAAAGAGCACGCGCTGCTCTTGACAGAGCTGGGCTCTCCGTCAAT GTCCTCTACATACCGCATCCAAGTCCAAGATCGCCCAGCAACGTGAATTGGGTCGAAAAAACTGCAGACAAGCTTCGAGAGCTTAACTtacttcgatttttcaaagatgAGCAAACCTCGAGTATCACGAGCGGAagtacttga
- the LOC122409601 gene encoding G-protein coupled receptor Mth2-like isoform X1 codes for MIRRAFFFTCAGLLRCRVARDPESLLCLIWPRRSWLFPLVCALLDMATGTRATECCPGGAIWLGSAKNCSDGTEIRLTCVNGFYRVDPSVNHFDEFTVVAGPGGPQLEFQHDYEPILANRFCVSGEKEDERWALVCFDNDEYGISRWRYGVFGMLSIISALFLVLTLVVYIVLPELRDIQDKSMASSVAFLASSYLLLGIEQMRPHDVEINEDILCLPLAFLLYWSFLSAFFWMNLVAFNVWRTVWFKSFPIKDADLFLIFCGIGLVGPGILLLAALATHHTPGYHLKPHFGETSCWFEGTTETWAFFYGPISSLLILNLIYLGLTCWRLWYDYRSYNGSGLRALRFNCLLYVKLILVMGITWIFEVISFASSLNGDSVYWLATDVLNDIQGVIIFILLVPMRRRVKKLLARRRPFGIRFPKSWAAYDEDDEVNYALPVEVELSNP; via the exons ATGATCCGacgcgctttttttttcacgtgtgcTGGGTTATTGCGTTGTCGAGTTGCGAGAGATCCTGAAAGCCTGCTTTGCTTGA TTTGGCCCCGTCGATCATGGCTTTTCCCCCTGGTATGCGCACTGTTGGACATGGCAACAGGGACAAGAGCGACCGAGTGTTGTCCCGGAGGCGCAATTTGGCTAGGAAGTGCGAAAAACTGTTCGGACGGGACTGAAATACGTTTGACTTGCGTCAATGGTTTCTACAGAGTCGATCCATCGGTGAATCACTTCGACGAGTTCACCGTCGTTGCCGGACCCGGCGGTCCGCAGCTTGAGTTTCAGCACGATTACGAACCGATTCTTGCCAACAG GTTCTGCGTATCCGGTGAAAAGGAGGATGAACGTTGGGCCTTGGTTTGTTTCGACAACGACGAATACGGGATTTCAAGATGGCGATACGGGGTCTTCGGCATGCTGAGCATCATATCAGCCCTCTTCCTTGTCCTCACACTCGTCGTGTACATCGTGCTACCAGAACTGAGAGACATCCAGGACAAATCAATGGCCAGTAGCGTCGCGTTCCTTGCGTCGAGTTATCTCTTGTTGGGAATCGAACAAATGAGGCCTCACGACGTCGAAATCAACGAGGACATCTTGTGCCTTCCGCTTG CCTTCCTTCTATATTGGAGTTTTCTTTCCGCATTCTTCTGGATGAATCTCGTCGCTTTCAATGTCTGGAGAACCGTCTG GTTCAAATCCTTTCCTATCAAGGACGCTGACCTCTTCTTGATATTCTGCGGTATCGGGCTAGTTGGCCCAGGGATTTTGCTGCTGGCTGCCCTCGCTACTCACCACACGCCTGGTTACCATCTGAAGCCCCATTTTGGCGAAACTTCCTGCTGGTTCGAAG GAACGACGGAGACCTGGGCGTTTTTCTACGGACCGATATCTTCTCTGTTGATACTGAACCTCATTTATTTGGGGTTGACATGCTGGAGGCTGTGGTACGATTACCGGAGCTACAACGGCAGCGGCTTGAGAGCCTTGCGGTTCAATTGTTTGCTTTACGTAAAGCTGATTCTCGTAATGGGAATAACCTGGATATTCGAGGTCATATCTTTCGCCAGTTCACTCAACGGAGACAGCGTCTATTG GCTCGCGACGGACGTTCTCAACGACATCCAGGGCGTCATAATATTCATTTTGCTGGTACCAATGCGGAGGAGAGTGAAAAAGCTCTTGGCCAGGAGGAGACCCTTCGGCATAAGGTTCCCCAAGTCCTGGGCTGCttacgacgaggacgacgaggtTAATTACGCCCTTCCTGTCGAGGTCGAACTTTCCAATCCTTGA
- the LOC122409611 gene encoding tRNA-specific adenosine deaminase 2 — MSEHVSDEVLKWMDLALEKASESLKAGEVPVGCLFIYENEVLATGSNTVNETRNATRHAEINCIDEILEFSKTKNLDYREVFHKIDVIVTVEPCIMCAAALHQLQVRSIVYGCPNDRFGGCTSVFPVPTIYDDFKMNITGNVKGEQAMSLLKEFYKGTNPNAPEEKVKKKAGQKRKNCQTLEDIPSCKEDKCTT, encoded by the coding sequence ATGTCTGAACACGTTTCGGACGAAGTTTTGAAATGGATGGATTTGGCCCTGGAAAAGGCATCCGAGTCTTTGAAAGCCGGTGAAGTGCCGGTCGgctgtttatttatttacgagAACGAGGTGCTCGCAACCGGAAGCAACACGGTCAATGAAACGCGCAACGCGACTCGTCACGCCGAGATCAATTGTATAGacgaaattttggaatttaGTAAAACTAAGAACTTGGATTATCGTGAAGTATTCCATAAAATCGATGTGATCGTAACGGTAGAGCCGTGCATCATGTGTGCCGCCGCTTTACATCAATTGCAAGTCCGGAGTATCGTTTATGGATGTCCGAACGATCGATTTGGTGGATGCACCAGTGTTTTTCCTGTGCCAACTATTTACGATGactttaaaatgaatattaccGGTAACGTCAAAGGCGAACAAGCGATGAGCTTGCTCAAAGAGTTTTACAAAGGTACTAATCCGAACGCTCCAGaagaaaaggtgaaaaaaaaggctGGGCAAAAGAGAAAGAATTGTCAAACTTTGGAAGATATTCCTTCGTGCAAAGAAGACAAATGTACAACGtaa
- the mthl5 gene encoding probable G-protein coupled receptor Mth-like 5 gives MYSWLTVLLLGLLWLREFPGARGSTDVRGSPNHVASNNEESVLIEKCCGREELLVDDNCTPIKETNEMNETKVWQPEFVDGTRKIRRERINYEVRVGRPICRSDEHESHVYYYPNGGDRLAILTSGQLRHFIPEKQRDFAQESDTELFESYDENDPDYLQTIHYDYPFGHYCIDKAVLSGERLVATYAMLCVPVLTTSWTDTSYFMGHLVDPIFRAFTILSYLIVAIVYFVLPQLRDLVGNMITSMSLCLLTSQSAATVRIFTEYGNHVSFLVADTVAYVSLLAAFFWLNAIGYYVWTTFRSRNVFLRVTDGRKYCYYSSYVWGSTVTISAMAIFAHFALETNKPLITTGMAHPPQETVGWLGLSVIFATIAFTIIVDLCFVLTTSNTIKRMSTYGRIHHKMKYSFRMFSLLFGIMSTGWLALLLSQLKFEVLIYSHIVLNFLQAVLVLYVCVFGQKRVTFLLGKTCNCCNNNESPEGLDWGEEMTAINAGY, from the exons ATGTATTCCTGGTTGACTGTACTGTTGCTCGGGCTGTTATGGTTGCGGGAATTTCCCGGTGCGCGGGGCTCGACGGACGTTCGGGGATCGCCGAACCATGTAGCATCGAACAACGAGGAGTCTGTTCTGATAGAAAAATGTTGCGGCCGGGAGGAACTACTGGTCGACGACAATTGCACACCGATTAAGGAGacgaacgaaatgaacgagacGAAAGTTTGGCAACCCGAATTCGTGGACGGaacaagaaaaatacgaagagaacgaataaattatgaaGTGCGAGTCGGAAGACCGATTTGTCGCAGCGACGAGCACGAATCCCACGTTTATTATTATCCGAACGGCGGCGACCGGTTGGCCATTCTCACTTCCGGCCAATTGCGACATTTTATTCCTGAAAAACAACGCGACTTTGCCCAAGAATCGGACACCGAATTGTTCGAATCGTACGACGAGAACGACCCGGATTATCTTCAAACTATACATTACGACTATCCCTTCGGACATTATTGCATCGACAAAGCGGTTCTAAGCGGCGAACGACTAGTCGCCACTTACGCCATGCTCTGCGTACCCGTTCTAACCACCAGTTGGACTGACACTTCCTACTTCATGGGACATCTCGTTGATCCCATTTTCAGGGCCTTCACCATTCTCAGTTACCTCATCGTTGCCATTGTTTATTTTGTTCTACCACAGCTGCGCGATCTCGTCGGTAATATGATTACGAGCATGAGCCTCTGCCTTCTCACCAGTCAATCTGCCGCTACCGTCAGAATCTTCACCGAATACGGGAATCATGTTAGTTTTCTTGTTGCCG ataccGTTGCATACGTGTCGCTGCTGGCGGCATTTTTTTGGTTAAATGCAATCGGTTATTACGTGTGGACTACGTTCAGATCGCGAAATGTATTTCTCCGGGTTACGGATGGACGGAAGTACTGTTACTACTCGAGTTACGTGTGGGGTTCGACGGTGACGATATCGGCGATGGCAATATTCGCACACTTCGCACTGGAGACGAACAAGCCGTTGATTACGACGGGAATGGCGCATCCGCCCCAAGAAACAGTCGGATGGCTTGGCCTTTCCGTTATTTTTGCTACTATCGCGTTCACCATTATCGTCGACTTGTGCTTCGTCCTCACGACTTCGAATACTATCAAACGAATGAGCACTTACGGTAGAATCCATCATAAAATGAAATACAGTTTCCGTATGTTTTCTCTTTTGTTCGGGATCATGAGCACAGGCTGGTTGGCTCTTTTGTTGTCGCAGCTCAAATTCGAGGTTCTCATCTATTCTCACATAGTACTTAATTTTTTGCAAGCCGTACTAGTACTCTACGTCTGTGTCTTCGGTCAAAAAAGAGTCACTTTTTTGCTCGGTAAAACTTGCAATTGTTGCAACAACAATGAAAGCCCCGAAGGCCTTGATTGGGGCGAAGAAATGACTGCCATTAATGCTGGTTACTAA